The sequence attttttttaaagcgaaacatagaatatattatgttgaagcgatcgacatcaaaaacAAAGTGATTTGCTAAGATTTAGTTACTGGAAAACGTTTTatcccgaaatagaatttcatagaaaaagtaccgttatttcactaggatcgcaaagctatttttccctcttaaaaagggcgtataaaatattattgataatGATCAGATAGCCCGATCGGAATGTCGGCCGTCGGAATGTCTTATGTTTCAGGGCCCGTTCAATATTCGCTCGCGACCCACCAATGGGTCGTCTTATATATCGTTTTATTCGCTATACCTACTACTGTAGATCTCGTAAAATTTTAGCCACATGCTTATATATTGactaggtacttttatttagaCCAGCCATACCTACTCAATTTACtggttatgttaataatgattaaATTGATAACTTAATGTATATATTAAGTAATCcgtattttttgatatttagatTTAGTTCTACAAAATTtttagactagtatttttatagaattttgGTATTTAACgataacgattatttaagtttgacatacatataatcatttttttttaacaataataactgcatcaataaattggtctgatatttagattaagatgtgGTTAAACTTgacaatttaaaagtgcttgttgctaggcctacttacctatttgaataaataaaatactgacTTTGACTCAATTAGAATGAGGGCCACAACGACGGTTTTGCATTGTAGCCCCGGCGCGCATGATGAAAtacattatatgttttttttttataaaactaaatgacactttttataaaaatatgtacttatccAAAAATGGTGTGTGCACGCACGGCAGTCCGCTCAGTGCTTAGCGGGCTGCGTTTGAAGAAGGGCATTAACTCACAGCGCTTTATTAAAGGTAGTTTTACTtataatagataaaataatataaataattgttgttACTATCAAAAACACTTTTCTGTACCTTTTTATTGGTATGTGATtctttctgaaaaaaaaaacagtgtcaTTAGTAGATGTAGCTGTAAAAGATTTTTGCTTACTATGGGAAATAGAACACtaattaatatacaaaaaaaatcgtacccATGAATTCTGGAATTTGAATAAAACTTTAAAGTAAGTAATTGAGAAAATTTTGCTCTTAACAGTCTATGGCACAAAAGGAATAcgttaaattgtttgtttaccaaAAAACAAAGCCAGTTATGGTTATTATGCTAGGTTGGGCAGATccttatacaggatgtttatttggCTGTCtcaccttgacattttctatgggaggctaaatttattttcgcgatttaggggttggtcccatagtaaaagtggctcaatatgatctatatatttaccccgtaaattattgcaggtgacttaaTAAACATCCTGGAAAGACAGcctttatttgtaattatatataatattattacagtcAGAACAGTTTATATACCTCTTCCTTAGTGTGTTTTTGCTCCtgaaaaaagaatttttttgCTTACTACGGACTTtccaattcaatttaaattaaattaaattttatttatttcgtcatCACAGGTAACAGATAGGTACATATAGATATAGGTAGTAACAGACAGGTCGGTAGGACAGTATATTCATATAGAATTATGTACATCAGCCTTTATGAGCCGTTGAGGCGTAAGAAATTTAAATTGCAATTATTTAAACAAagatacttaatataataagtaccttaattttaacattatataATTCAAACTTCAAATCATTcaaaaataccataatataATAACATGTACAACACACCCttaaatctattatttatttaagttgagaaatcatttaaattattacttaaagaAACATAGTTACCCATTTACTGGAGTCGTAATAGCCCTGAAAGTAGAACAAAGTTAGTGATAcgcgtaataatatttttttgtacaaaaggTCAGTGTCGccataccgggtgtttcctgtaacacgagaaaataatttaaccttatattgtactcctaaaacgatacttataacttttgattaacaactttttaaaaatatatttttttttgtataatttgatatttagagacagtatacatctctaataaggtatatattatttcatcgattccatatttcttactgtttgtaaaaatggacatgtaaaactgcccctgtggcctatttgctgaataaatgtttgatatttgaaatctttagattttatctttttcatacaaatttaatattattttcaatgtacgctgacatcagtgtgtttgacgttgcttgtgtgttaaacgtaacaaaattcgcaatacattgtgTCTTAGAATTAagttcaatgtgtaataaaaatcaaaacataagttatttttaaaagttgctgaacaaatattggtcagtttgaggagtacagcctacagtttaatttattgctcctgttacagaaaacacccggtatatactCTGATTCAGCTGCACTTTTATTTCCGTACCTATTCATCTATTACTTGTAGCTGCTCTGTCGTAGTACAATAACTGATGACAGTGAAGACATAGCCaagtatattaattttgttaagaatagaatagaatagaaacgCAAACGCAAACAGAAACAGCAGAAACGtttaagcagaaacgtctgcaatTGGAAGCGCTggttagcggtaagagcgtgcaactttcaatccggaggtcgcgggttcaaaccccggctcgtaccaatgagtatttcggaacttatgtacgaaatatcatttgttatataacagtcgcttttcggtgaaggaaaacatcgtgaggaaacggaactaatcccaacaaggcctagtttgccctctgggttggaaggtattggcagtcgcttttcgtaataactagtgcctacgtcaattctggggattagttgtcaagcggaccccaggctcccatgagccgcgtTTGCGAATGATACCAcaaagcttagaaataaatgaaaagtagaaaatTCACTGTCTCGGGCGAGACCCGAACTCGCGGTTCTGTATCGCTTATCTGCAAAATTTCGGTTTCGCCATACAAATGTTTCGGCCGATGGTTCGGTTTAGGCTATATATATTGCCGAACCTTTTGGCCGTACCATGGCTGTATTTTCGGCAGTTTCcgaccgaaggttcggtttgGGTTAAGACGAACAAAACCGAACCTTGATTACAATTTCAGCAAGAAGTCCGGTTTCGGTcagtgaatacatttaacaGAAATTTACTTTACGTACATGGCTACCGCCGCCACTGCCACCACCGCCGCCGCTATTGCCACCACCGCCACCGCCattgccgccgccgccgccgccattgccgccgccgccgccgccatttccgccgccgccgccgccattgccgccgccgccaccgccattgccgccgccgccgccattgCCGCCACCACCGTTGCCGCCGCTGCCACCGTTGCTGCCACCGCCGCCACCATTGCTGCCaccgccaccgccgttgctgccaccgccgccgccgttGCTGCCACCGCCGCCGTTGCTGCCACCGCTGCCGCCGTTGCTGCCACCGCTGCCGCCGTTGctgccaccgccgccgccgttgctgccaccgccgccgccgttgctgccaccgccgccgccgttgctgccaccgccgccgccgttgctgccaccgccgccgccgttGCTGCCACCGCCGCCACCGTTGCTGCCACCGCCGCCGCCATTGCTGCCACCGCCGCCGCCATTGCTGCCACCGCCGCCGCCATTGCTGCCACCGCCGCCGCCATTGCTGCCACCGCCGCCACCACCGCTACCGCCGCCGCCGTATTCGTTACTATCCTAAAAATACGGAAACTAATTTATTCATCAATGCATTTTACACACATTcaatttagtaaaataaaattgctgGACCTGGAGAGTCATTAGTCAACCTATGTAAGAAACTAAATGGTTAGTTTGATATAACAAGTAAGAAGATCTTCAAataaggagtgtacagatttttaccacgacagtaatttccgacatttaggttgaaattttttgaaaaatacttgagatttatggtcgtataattcttttttagggttccgtagccaaatggcaaaaaacggaacccttatagattcgtcatgtccgtctgtctgtccgattctgtcaccgccacttttttccgaaactataagagctatactgttcaaacttggtaagtagatgtattctatgaaccgcattaggattttaatacaaaaatagaaaaaaaacaataaattttgggggttccccatacttagaactgaaactcaaaaaatcttttttcatcaaacccatacgtgtggggtatctatggataggtcttaaaaatgatattgaggtttctaatatcatttttttctaaactgaatagtttgcgcgagaggcacttccaaagtggtaaaatgtgtgtcccccccccccccccccgtaacttctaaaataacagaatgaaaaatctaaaaaagaatatatgatatacattcccatgcaaacttccaccgaaaattggtttgaacgacaTCTAGtaaggagtttttttttaatacgttataaaaattaaaacattttttttttttgcatcaaacccatacgtgtggggtatctatggataggtcttcaaaaatgatatttaggtttctaatataatttttttctaaactgaatagtttgcgcgagaggcaCTTAACTTCTAagataacagaatgaaaaatctaaaaaaaatgtatgatatacattgtcatgcaaacttccaccgataattggtttgaacgagatctagtaaggagttttttttaatacgtcataaatggtgcggaacccttcatgggcgagtccgactcgcacttggccgcttttttttcgataatttaatcataaaaggtggaaatattgttaataattcgaaatactttaattttacggtaatttagtcatcattgtgtactttcttctattttttctgatttttatacgcccgcccgtctgggctgacgaatctatcgtgtaagtatcctttatttgtggtcgtataatagggcgccaaattatttatatatatacgagtatttaaaTATGCGTACCTCTCCACCGGATTCGTCATCATCCTGATTGAGAaagcacattttatttttcaatatttttatacttttctcAAGTATAAGGACTATAAAGTTAATTGAATCTTAAATCGTaattaacctgtttatgtgcaataaagtgacatatatacatatatatagtatatagcgattttttttaataaaaaaaaaattaacgtaCATGTATTCTGGATTGCTCCGAACTCCactgaaaattaaaatatgatttaaacattattgcacaGTACAAGAAACAGCAAGCATATAAACCATGGACTAAACATTGACGTACATAGAGTCCGAGCAAATGGCGGAATAACCAACCACCTACGAGTATTCCAGTCCAGCTGGGATGGAAAAGGCTACAGCGAGCCTTGTAAACTAAATAATTGCTAAAATATCTGGCGCAGAAGGCAATGGGAAACCACTGAGGCTACATTTCCAAGAAAGTCACATGAGAGAATGGCGGGAGATCGTGAGAAGAGCTGTGTCCGCCTCTACTACCAATATGGACGCCTCAACGTAACGACGACCGCTCTGTCAAGGACGAAACGACAGAGAAGAAGAAGAGGGTTTTAAAGTtgggtaaaataaataagattgtAAGACAATATGTTATTATAaatctatacaccgtgtttttataaTTCCATTATTTTCAAAGGTGCATCCCtgggcttaaattaagtaactttctcaaagacaccggtattctaattaactccatttcggatttgctactaaacgtaagtattatctcggacgatcgatgttccaaaagacattgatatatcacagttctcaattatttggttgagttcaatgtaatgcccgtgttacaacaacgctatatgcaacatttatctactttttataaatataaaaataattaaaaaaatgtttttttctgaaaattgaCTACGCCATTTAGTTTCTTTAAACGTACTTATCGATATCCCGAAgctaacggaattcaataaaaacacggtgtatatataaatgCATGTGTCCGGACTGACTGAATGACTGACTGATTAACGCAGAGTCGAAACTACAAaaggttgcatttataaagtgtacaagagataagaagcgattttgaaaaattcaacccctaatgGTGTTGAAAAGGGGTTGAACGTTTGTATGGCACTCACGTTttttttaagctaggaacttgaaacttcgcaATAAgctcccttattcataaacgtctactaaagttgacaagccgctataataatataaaaataatcgtttgtccctttccatcataccaatacgttggaaagggacaaacgattatcagcGGCTTGTTTACTTTAGTAGACggttatgaataagggggaagATGTTTAATATAATACGAGAAatgtaatttcagcgtttttgaaaattcatcccctaatagAGTTAAAAAGGTTTGAAGTAGGTTAGGTCTTTGATGTTAGGTGAGTCAGTCTCAGTCAGAGAAAAATCCCAATTTTTAGATGATTGTATCTTAATAACCGGTTCAGctatattcataaaatttggGGTCCTACTTAGCCTTAACGGTGTTAATAAATGAACCAAATTTCATATGTTTACGCTTAATAGATTTTGAGTTACGTAGGGGTCAAAACTGATTccaaatggttcgtgtaatgtAACACACAGCCGCTGTGTCGTAAGTTCTCTTCTTTTGAACTTGGCTAGACACGTTGCCTCGTGTCTACGAGTAGATGCAATAATGATTAGGCATATGATTACTTagaaacttataaaaaaatagaaaatctcCGTACCTGTTTATGTGCCTCGGAACTCCACtgaaaattaaatcaatatataattctattttattttagttttcagCAATAGCcacaacaaatcttaaaaagggtatgaaagaaaaaaataaaacaaattttccTTACTTCGTCATGATGGTTTTCATGCCActgaaaatgataaaaaaatatatattttaatagtttttggCATTACGTATTAATATGTTCTAAACCAAATcttaaaaaacttataaaaataggtattcttACTTTTCTATGAGCATCTGAATGCCactgaaaattgaaaataatttattttatattagtttTCGACAGAAGCTAGAAGCATTACTACACCAAATATTAAGACatttatgaaagaaataaaataaaaagcattcCTCGTTATTATACCAagcctatttttttaaagataaaataaaataaataaaaaatatcgtacaCCATCATGAGTATTTTGGCTccactgaaaataaaaaaattctatatTAACCTTTCGGCAGAAGCTTTACTACATTAAGTCTTCGAAAAATATGAAAGAAattgaagtaaataaaaatgatataaaaattaaaactcttaCATCATGATGATGATGCCTGTGCTTTTCGCCATCgtgctgaaaataaaataacaatgtttTTCTACTTGCCGACTGTATTGGTTTAATAAAGAATACGTCATACTTTTCACTATGGGACCCGTTTCAAGTAATATATTCGTATCGATACGCTatagtcaactataataaatttgaccaatcacgtgccgccgctgTCAAGAGGaagaaacaaaacgatagctaaaattatttatttatattaggtTGTATAGAGACAATTGCTTCAAAGGTTAGAACCACGTATGTGACACCCTGAAAATagcaatatttcattttattttattttatttctaacaaACTCTTGCGGGCTTACAGTTACCCCAAAACGCTCACACGATAGTACCCATACAatgcaaatttaataaataaataaattatacaaataagtaaatattagattacaatgaaatttaattatgtCAAGTTACAGctcaataacattaaattacaatgaaatttaattatgtCAAGTTACagctaaataacattaaattacaattaaattaaaataaatgtcactttgtaattatttatgtgCGGACTAGATGGTTTGCAAAGGAAACAATTTTTGCTTTTAAAAGTGTCATGTTGTCGGCAAATACGTCAGCGTCCTGGATCTGTGACAGAAACTCATTTAACAGCTAAATGGCTCTGGCGGTAGGTGCATTGCAGGCTTGGTGTGTTTGAGTTTTACCGGCTGCAATTGCAAATAGATTTCACGCGCGTCTCCCCTTACGTCCTACCGCGGTTGTGAAGTTATCCGGTACAAATAAACTATGCAGGAAATATTAACTATCGAAAAAAAACTGcccaaaatttaatttagcaaggagcagtACCAGGACATCATGGGTTCATGACTTACGAGAAGGCCGGACGCGTATCGAGGCTGCTCGCGTATGTTAGTtatatacttttggtttgtttacctatatgcttctactagtttaaagtattatttttgatgactcaAAGAAAAAGTATTacatacaatagtgatataatcaagattTTCAATTTCGTACCCAATAAGGCCACTCAGCAAGTTTCGTGGCCTTAACACGGTagtcgactgaaaagctctccattatatcacgatcgtataaaatactatttcatgTTAACTTTGGACAGCAGCGCTTATATTATTTGAAGATTATGAAGGAAACagaatacaataatatatatatatataaaagaatTCGTACAGATTTATGAGAATCGATGTCCcactgaaaaaatatgtatatattaaacgtttgaaaattatgaaagaAATGGGATATATTCTTctcacttttaaaaaatatatatttttgagaaCAAAATGCTCGGaacttttacattattttcgtattttgtACAGTCaactttaatgaaaaaaaaaatatatataaacagtatttttacatttttctgaTCCTTGTGCCactgaaaatagaaaataaagttTTCACTTAACCTATTCGGAAAATGGCCTTTTCTTTCCTGCTAGAAGAGATGAAACTGTCACTTTTCTGTTCGATTACAAATTCTTCATAATCGATTAAATGCATACTATATTGtttactttaataatattttgaaaaatggtagcaaaattaattCCACCCTGGGCGTTGACACTTCAATTCCTCGCTAAGATCAGGATTCAATGTACAGTAGTacgctgcagagataactgaattccctgcaaacaagtttctatgTTATCTGTATGCCCACGCACGCCATGATATGTCATTTTGCATATCTTATTGAGACACAAACGATTATTTCATCTTAAAATTCGAcaaactattaactataaaaattataaaataattaaaacattttttttcttactttatcaTGATACTTctttttccactgaaaattaagagataatattttgttttgaaacaAGCAAAAGatttactataacaaaaaaaccttaaaacatatgaaataaattgtataaaaaaattcgTACGTTTTTATGAGATTCTTCATTCCactgaaaatataataaaaataggtatttgttttataaaggagCCAAGTTGATGTTATACCTCTCGTGCTGACTTTGATACCCGAGGAAGTAAAATAgtctaaaattgaaccacgagcgtagcgagtggttcgaaaagtggaatcttgagcgttgcgagggtttcaaggcacgagggttgaAAAaattgccaccgagtgaaacaaaaaatattacttcacaccaacgcaaggaaaataccaactgtaaaatatcaaacaaaatcaaaccaaataaattcacaattatttatcatttaactaAATATAACGAAATGATATAATTagaacaaaacaatatttttttcttactgaTTCATGATGTTCTTCGCTAtactgaaaacaaaaaatattttatcagcaACGGGCAGAAAATGTCTTAATAAAAAACCTTGAAAATGAAAGAGAAATACtgagtatgaaaaaaaatgtatattcttACTTTACTATGAGATTCTTCGTTCCactgaaaattgaaaataatattttgaattaacGGCTAGAAACCACAAAAGATATGAAAaggaaacaaacaaaataaaatacatttatgataatgaaaaatagtataggtaaaactaaacatattattattcttaCTTCGTTATGCCATTCTTTATTCCACtgaaaattaagaaataatatatattacgaAGGTATACTATTGAATTAACAACGGGAAGAATCTATAACTACTCCTTAACCTTGGATAAATGTGACATTTGAATGACAACTGCAGCTTCATTACTGCCGCGGCCTTGATGCCTgccaatttatttaataaaattattgacgGATCCAACTTGAATGCGCAAGAATAAACGCGACTGAGGCCGCGAACTGGACGCACGAGCGGTGGTTCGCGGGGCACGATCAAAATGTACAGAAttgaatgaatctgttttgAACAACAGCATCGGCCGcttgccgcgccgcccgccgccccgcTCCTGCGCCACCCGCCGCCCCGCTCctgcgccgcccgccgccccgcTCCTGCGCCGCCCGCCGCTCGCCACGTAAGCATCAAAATAGAAAGTTCTGAACATAACTTCAAACGTGTTTTTAAAAGCGGTTGGTCTAAATTTCAAGTTGGTGGATTGTGTGTAATCTGCTTTTCTCTGCAACTTACTGtacatttttattgtacttttagtTACGATTTTCAAGGCGCTATAAGCTCACCGTGAAATGAGTGCGTTCACCGAttacctactactactattttttCTTATTGTCAATAgaaatttcagtttattttgtttttccgatttcatttgaaatatatttttaatataatataccttATGCAGATGcgaataataaaacaaaaaaataccgaTCCGCTGCCGCCACCCTGCAATAGAAATGTACATTTTGTTTCTCTTTTCAGAACGCAAATAGTTCACGAGTGAATTTATTTCACCCGACATACCCGACACACCCGACAGATAGGTACTTTTTAGTAGTGGAAATttctcatacaaatttaattgcACAGCACTGGATATAGATCAGGGGAGAAATTTGGGGAGGCATTTGCCCATCAGTGGGACACGATAggcttaaaatattaataatacagcGTATATTTTTGAAACGACCACGTAACCaaaggctttaatgaacacactttcacaGGTTTTATAAAACcgtcgatttttatttttccatataaaataaatcagcAAGCAAGGTATCAATCACTACTTtcttttaactcaaaacgtcgcatttaatgaggCGACGTCacaaatacattgccgctcaaaTTGCAAAatccaaaaattaattatattctgGGAGTTGGGAATATAAGTAAAACTAAAGAAATACCGATCCGTCGTtactcagaaaaaaaaatgtacattttgTTACACATTTCATAGCACCAAAAGTTCACGGATGAAATGGGTGCCTTCACCCAACATAAACATCCATAAGTACTACCCTTACTTTTTGTATTGACCACCTATGAATATTTCagattgtatttgtttttaccAATTTCCagtatatactttatttttattgtaaaatcgtGTATCTacttttttcttactttaataaaataataatgataggCGATAAGTCCGCCTCTTGATACCTACTTAGTAAAACTCCAACTAGTTCTCTGTACGagtatctttttagggttccgtaccaaaaaggtacaaaaaaacctttatggtgtgactctgtccgtccgtccgtccgtacgtttatcacatcgctaaatatctcgagaaccacttaagctatcgatttgaaatttggaatagttatgaacaacgctaacccaaacacattgaaagtattatgtTGTTATTCTATTTTTGATGACTATGgtaaatgcccaatatgaagagggggcaaaatttcaaagtctagtgactagatCAAGTGGGtcatatcatttgaaagagctcaaattgaccaTTCCAAAAATTTTGCTTGCCAAATGCGCCCCATCCCAATTGAATGCGCCTACTAATTTCAGCATACAAGGGGTTACCGTCTAGCGTTATTTTCTGACCCAAATATACATACCTAATCGGTAAGGAGTGGTCATGGCTAAATAACTTTTGAATATGACGATGATGTAATCCTTTTATCCCTCATTAGAGACATAGGGCAACGGCTACTTCTAGCTCTTTCCAGCCGAGTCAAGTTGAGCCAGCCGccttctcaactgatcgcctccatGTGGTACGAGGCCGCCCTGACCGTCTACTGGCAGTCGATTGCCAGCGGAGA comes from Cydia pomonella isolate Wapato2018A unplaced genomic scaffold, ilCydPomo1 PGA_scaffold_157, whole genome shotgun sequence and encodes:
- the LOC133533346 gene encoding uncharacterized protein LOC133533346 encodes the protein FQWHSDAHRKWHENHHDEWSSEAHKQWSSEQSRIHDDDESGGEDSNEYGGGGSGGGGGGSNGGGGGSNGGGGGSNGGGGGSNGGGGGSNGGGGGSNGGGGGSNGGGGGSNGGGGGSNGGGGGSNGGGGGSNGGSGGSNGGSGGSNGGGGSNGGGGGSNGGGGGSNGGGGGSNGGSGGNGGGGNGGGGGNTRAVAAAEVAAVVAAVVAAVVAAVVAAVVEAVVAAVVAAVVEAVAPTIGEVPREVDRYDQIFQ